From the genome of Acropora palmata chromosome 4, jaAcrPala1.3, whole genome shotgun sequence, one region includes:
- the LOC141879434 gene encoding folate receptor gamma-like, whose protein sequence is MLKARARSEVAKYVLFVLVVSSQIATSPAVSDEEIDEFLNICIDAKHHKSQPGPEGDVFNKKFHCTPWKNHACCKANTTFKIRDDGALSLYNMRWDQCNRSMSAECRRYFEKDTCMYECSPYLKPWIVVDTKSKKTRKERFMNVPICSRDCGEWFDACKDDFTCSNNWGDYTTWNWKTGMCKMECKTFKQYFGGPENFCNKIFNSSWKYTEGKAGEDCMTLWPSGSTNINKKVAEKYARKHLMTESSASELSTQAFVTVILLSLGGSLV, encoded by the exons ATGCTTAAAG CACGTGCTCGATCAGAGGTGGCGAAGTATGTTCTGTTTGTCCTCGTGGTTTCGTCTCAGATTGCTACCTCTCCGGCCGTGTCAGACGAGGAGATCGATGAATTTCTAAATATCTGCATCGACGCAAAACACCATAAATCACAACCTGGGCCAGAGGGGGATGTTTTTAACAAGAAGTTCCACTGCACGCCTTGGAAAAACCACGCTTGCTGTAAAGCTAACACCACTTTTAAGATCAGAGACGACGGAGCATTGTCACTCTACAATATGCGCTGGGATCAGTGCAACAGAAGCATGTCAGCTGAATGCCGACGTTATTTTGAGAAGGATACTTGTATGTACGAGTGCTCTCCCTATTTAAAACCTTGGATAGTGGTAGACACGAAATCAAAAAAGACGCGGAAAGAACGATTTATGAACGTTCCCATCTGTAGTCGCGATTGTGGCGAATGGTTTGATGCGTGTAAAGATGATTTCACATGCTCTAATAACTGGGGAGATTATACAACGTGGAATTGGAAAACGGGTATGTGTAAGATGGAGTGCAAGACCTTCAAACAGTACTTTGGTGGTCCAGAGAATTTCTGCAATAAGATCTTCAACTCCTCGTGGAAATATACCGAGGGAAAAGCTGGTGAGGATTGTATGACACTTTGGCCCTCTGGTTCGACTAACATTAATAAGAAGGTAGCTGAAAAGTATGCTCGGAAGCATTTAATGACGGAATCCTCTGCATCTGAGCTTTCCACTCAAGCCTTCGTGACAGTGATTTTACTTTCTCTCGGTGGTTCTCTTGTATAA